A window of Sinimarinibacterium sp. NLF-5-8 genomic DNA:
CCGTTTAAGTAGTACTGCGAGCCGCCATCGCGGGTGAGTTCGCGGCGCACGGAGATTTCGTTGTAGGCGGCATAGACGCCGGCAACACTGCCGTCGCTGTTGTCAAACAACAGTTCCACCGAAGCGCGACCAACCGGCTTGCGGGTTTTGGAGCCGTTGAAGATGACATCCTCGGCCTCGGCGCTGCGCAGGTTTTTCATGCTGGTTTCGCCCAGCACCCAGCGCACCGCGTCGATGATGTTGGATTTGCCGCAGCCGTTGGGGCCGACCACGCCGGTCAAATGCGCGGCCAGCGGCAACTGCATGGGATCGACAAACGATTTGAAGCCGGCGAGTTTGATGCCCGAAAGACGCATGCGCTTTAAATGTTGAGTTCAACGGAAAGCCAATGAGCCGCATAGTGTAAATTAAGCGCCTTTGCCGCACCGCAGCATTTGGCGCATCGCGGCGTGTTTGGGTGATTTTTGCAATGCCATCGCTTCCGAGTAAAACCCTGGAAACCTTCCCCAACCCTGCTCCACAGCGTGACTTCATGATTCGCATGCGCATGCCGGAGTTCACCTGCCTGTGCCCCAAGACCGGCCAGCCGGACTTTGCCACGCTGTATCTGGAATACATCGCCGATCAAAGCTGCATCGAGCTCAAGGCGCTGAAAATGTATCTATGGAGCTTTCGCGATGAAGGCAAGTTTCATGAGGCCGTCACCAACGAGATTCTGGATCAATTGGTTGCAGCGACCGCACCGCGCTTCATGCGCCTGACGGCGGTGTTCAACGTTCGTGGCGGCATTTATACGCATGTGACGGCGGAGCACCGCGCGCCGGGCTGGCAGGGCACGTTGCCGCCACCGGCATGGCATGTTGATCCCACCGGACAGGGACACACGCCGCTGTAAGGTTTTTGCAGCGCCGCAAAAAGCGCGCGCAGGGTTGAGCCCCCTGCGCGCGCTTTTTGGCTGTTGCAGCCGGCGCTATTTGATCAGCCCTTCGGCCTGCGCGCGCAACAGAACGTTGGCAACAATGCGGTCGCAGCGCGGGCCATCGAACGAAAAGACTTCACCCAAGGTGGCATCCATTTCGCTGGCCAGCCCTTCGCGCAGCAGCCCGCGCGCACGGAAAAACCGGGTGCGCACGGTGGCTTCCGGAATGTTCAACGCTTCGGCCACCTCTGCAACGCTCATTTCTTCGACCGCGCGCAACATGAATACGGTGCGAAAGTTTTCCGGCAGTTGATCGATGCGCGCTTCCATCATCTGGCGAATCTGTTGACGCATCAACAGCCGTTCGGGCCCCCGATCGGTGGGTTCGGTCAGCGCAGTCTGGATGTGAGGGTCGGCAGAGAGCATGGCAGCCTCCAGGGAAATGACATCAGCACGATTGCGTCGGCGCAGGCGCCCGAGTGCTTCGTTGGTGACGATGCGCACCAGCCAGGTGGACAACTTGCTCTGCGCGCGATAGCCGGCCAGCGCACGCCAGGCGCTCAGATAGGCTTCCTGCACGGCATCTTCAGCTTCGCTGTCGTTTCTGAGAATGCTGCGCGCGGTGCGAAACAGCAGTTGGTTGTGGCGGCGCATCAACGCTTCAAACGCGGTGCCATCGCCGCCAATGGCGCGCGCGATCAATGCTTCTTCGGGGGTTCCCGGCTCACCCACTTCGAGTGCCGGTTGCAATGCCATGCCCATGACAATCTCCTTGCTTGCAATAGATCAAACACATGTGTTCAGTCA
This region includes:
- the queF gene encoding preQ(1) synthase; translated protein: MPSLPSKTLETFPNPAPQRDFMIRMRMPEFTCLCPKTGQPDFATLYLEYIADQSCIELKALKMYLWSFRDEGKFHEAVTNEILDQLVAATAPRFMRLTAVFNVRGGIYTHVTAEHRAPGWQGTLPPPAWHVDPTGQGHTPL
- a CDS encoding RNA polymerase sigma factor gives rise to the protein MGMALQPALEVGEPGTPEEALIARAIGGDGTAFEALMRRHNQLLFRTARSILRNDSEAEDAVQEAYLSAWRALAGYRAQSKLSTWLVRIVTNEALGRLRRRNRADVISLEAAMLSADPHIQTALTEPTDRGPERLLMRQQIRQMMEARIDQLPENFRTVFMLRAVEEMSVAEVAEALNIPEATVRTRFFRARGLLREGLASEMDATLGEVFSFDGPRCDRIVANVLLRAQAEGLIK